One region of Sulfuriroseicoccus oceanibius genomic DNA includes:
- a CDS encoding ACT domain-containing protein: MQEITVFVNNQPGAVADVTATLAAADINIEEIDAEGVVESGVITLCVDQHNEGLAALKAAGFDAHSEDALIIKLEDKPGALAQIAARLKESNINLRSLRIIDHVGSQCLASIVADNQPAARKALKDVILSL; this comes from the coding sequence GGCGCCGTCGCCGATGTCACCGCCACGCTCGCCGCCGCCGATATCAACATTGAAGAAATTGACGCCGAGGGTGTAGTCGAAAGCGGGGTCATCACCCTCTGTGTCGACCAGCACAACGAAGGGCTCGCCGCACTCAAGGCCGCCGGCTTCGACGCCCACTCGGAGGACGCCCTGATCATCAAACTTGAGGACAAACCGGGCGCCCTCGCTCAGATCGCCGCACGCCTCAAGGAGTCCAACATCAACCTGCGCAGCCTCCGCATCATCGACCACGTCGGCTCCCAATGCCTCGCGTCCATCGTTGCCGACAACCAACCCGCCGCACGCAAGGCTCTCAAGGACGTGATCCTCTCGCTCTGA